The following nucleotide sequence is from Glycine max cultivar Williams 82 chromosome 9, Glycine_max_v4.0, whole genome shotgun sequence.
CTTTACTTGTTAGTTTCTCTACTCCTAACAACCTTTGGGGAGAACTCCTTTTGACTGCttgtattttacaaaaataaaatttcacataAGAAAACAAGTTTGAGCCCTTATGAGTTATGGAAAGGATATAAACCAAAACTGAAATATATGAGGGTGTGGGGGTGCCTAGCCAAAGTGATGTTACCCGAtccaaagaaaaggaaaatagggTTTTAAGACTTTTGATTGTTTGTTTATTGGTTATGTTGAACATAGTGCTGCCTATAGGTTTCTAGTTCTTAAGAGTGATATGATTAAGTGTGACACCATCATGGAGACTAAGAATGTTGAATTCTTTGAGGACATTTTCCCTTTGGGGTCTAGCGCTAGTTCCTGCATCATTTCTAGTCTTAAACAACTAGTTGAAACCTATAATGAACCTATAAGTGAGGATTTAAGGAGAAGTAAAAAACATGGGACAGAGAAATCTTTTGGAGATGACTTTTATACGTATCTTATTGAGGACGATCCCTTAAGTTTTTCAAAAGCTATTAGTTCTATAGATGCAAACCTTTGGGAGCAAGCCATTAGGATTGAAATTGATtctattaaaaagaataataaatggACTTTAGTGTATCTACCTGAGGGTGCAAATTCTATTGGATGCAAATGGATCTTTAAGAGGAAGTATAACCCTGGTGGATCTATAGATAAGTACAAGAATTTCCTATTATGATTTTGATAGCCTTAGCTGCAATCCATAAGTTAGTGattcatcaaatggatgttaagacaactttttttaatggtgatttagaggaaGAGATATGTATGACTCAACTTGAGGGGTGTGTGGTGGATGGTCAAGAGAACAAAGTGTATGAACTTTTGAAATTCCTATACAATTTAAAATAAGCGCCTAAACAATGACATGAAAAGTTTAATGAGACTTTATTTGTTGATGGTTTTCTAATAGTGATGTTGATAGATGTGTGTATACAAAATCTATGAATGATAATCATGTTAGGTGAGACAAACcaatatttgtgtttttatttatttattaagatttttttgctCATTGAGTAGTTAAGACAAAATTAGGTATTCATggagagaaataaaaagtttatagtgaaaataaatgaaatgataaatttagaagatttaaaagtctaaaatacattttgttatattataagaaggattaattattattttagtccctaaatttggggtgtgtgtttttttagtcccaaaatttaaaaatactttttttagttcttgaattttgacaaattattttttttagtctctaacataataaattgatattttatggtggtttttaacattttatgatgagtttttaaagcattttatgacaattttaaaatacaaattcaagtagttaaaaaataaaaattaatttatgacacCTAAAAATCATTACAAtgtgttaatttattatgtcaTGGACTACAAAAgtattttgtcaaaatttagggactaatttttttaaaaaaattccaagactaAGAAAACACATATTCCATAtttaaatactaattaaatcttataagaataagaatataactattatttaatttttttcctttatttttctattcaaaTAGTAGAACAGAAAATTGATGTTTTcttctttgctttctttttcttctatttttgtatcTGCTTGTTTCATTTCCAAACTTAACAACcctgctttttaatttttaattttatttgaatacaCGGAATggatgcatatttttttttaaatttttttatgtaaatcaTTATGTTACATAAGTTTGCATGataaaaataggtaaaaaaaagagttttcttggaaaaaaaaattaattaactaagaAGGTTtcacataattataaatatttgtttatctTATATATTACACGCATTCAAACACATATAGAATCCAATccatatagaataaaaaaaaagataaattaatgatgaaattgtgtccaatgtttgatttttatggGAAAAACGTTTAacagagtttatatatatatatatatatatatatatatatatatatatatatatatatcattttaatagtgatcattttttaaaattaaaattgaattcatTAGACagaaattgttatttataaatgtaacgaaattaattattatgtaaattagCTTTACTAAcagtaattaaatcaatttaatttgtgtcatagttaatttgattataataaaGAATGAAGGGGAAGAAAATAGTGTGAGAGGAAGAGAAATGGTGGGGTTGTTTATTATGGAGAAGTGAGAAGGGTGAGGAGACTAGGAAAATTCTTGAAAGAATAGAATGATCATTTGTTAAGACTTATagtgtaaataataattttggtaGTCACAATAAGAATGTGAGTAGTGGATGACACATTAGCCAGTCTTGGGTCAAGAAACAAACTACACAAGCCCAAATTGTTATTGCACACACCTTCCTatctttctccctctccctATCTCTCTATTCTCAAATTCTGATTCTCTCTTTCCAACTCACACACACAGAACTCACAGGATCCTTTATCTTTAGGGTTTTTGATGCTCCTTCTTCTCGATGCTCTCTTATCGTCGCGCACCGTAGCTCAAGGTACATACATGATCTCGTGCTTTTTTTCCATTTCTGTTTCTCCTAGGTTGTCACtggattattattttacttctttATCTGTATCCCTAATTATcccctatttttaattttgttcacGTGGTGCacacaaattaattatcaattccCACTGGAATCTTTGATTTTAGGGTTTATTGCTTATTTTTCGGTATTATACTGTCTGCTTGTTTACGGCCCGGTAATTTTGGGATTAATCATTTGTTTTCATCTGCTAATCAGGTGTTAGTGCTAATGGAGTTTGAAATGGTGTAAGTTGAAACCCACCTTTTTAGTAATTCCTTAAGGTGTTAATAAGCTACATGGCTCGGAAGGGTAATCAGCAGAAGAATGGAGTGGACCGTCATGGATTGAATAACAAAAAAGGGGTTTCTGGTGGCATGCTTCCGGGAATGAAAGACCTTGGTAAAGGAGGGCCGGTGAAGGTTTTCCTGAGAGAGGAACTCGCAGAAACCAATTGTATCGGTGTTTCGCAGACTGCATGTGATGCTAGTTCTTCAGGTGATGAGTGTAACAATGAGCAAAGGTCTGTCAAGGTTTCTAGAAAAGAGAAGCAAGGGATGGCCGGAAAGCATGACCTGGAGGAGTCCTCATTCTTTGAGGGTAATTCTGGGGATGGCAGTTTGAATTCTGAAGCCGAAGcttcaatacaagaagaaaatgggACTTTACCTAGAAGTAATCAAGGTCAACAGAGTATAAAGAGTAGATTGAGCTGTATACTGGATAGTTTGCACCTGAAAAGTGTGGTGGAAAAAGTAGAGCTTGCCGATAATGTGATAATTCGGAGATTAAGATTGTTAGTGTTTTCCATCTTTACAGCAGTTTCAGAGTGGCTAACCAGGCAGACTCCATTGTTTGTATCTCTTAGAACCATCGTGTTTGAAGCCTGCCATAATGTCAGAACAAAATTTGTGCTGGCATATCCTATTGTTTTGAAGTGCCTCATGCATTTTGGAAACATAATGCTCCTATTATCAGTGTTTTGGTTGGACTGTGCCCTTCGGGGTGTTGATTCATTTATACGTATGGGTACAACGTCCTTCTTCTCTGTTATTTGGTGTAGCATATTCTCGGTGATTAGTATGATAGGGATGCTCAAGTTTCTTGCTGTCCTGGTAAGCTCGGGTCACACTTGTCATTGCTTTTTATTATCTTGGAGTTAATCTGATGATAAAACCATCATAATTGAAGTTTTTATAGTCactataattaattcaattttatcttattagTTCTTTCCACCATGTAGATGCACAATTTGCATTGTAGTATTCTGTGTTGATTAATCTCGTATAATTGCGTTTAATCACCTTAGGAAAGAAAAGTTCGatgaaaaaatgtttattgAGCTGTTAGATTTAAAATCTATCCCTGTTGTTatacattttattgttttacttgcatttcttttgatttttattttactatcttAAGATTGATTGTTCATATTGGAAGCAGTTTCCAACTTCCCAGTACACTTGTTCTGATTGTTGCAATTTTAGGTTAAGATATGGTAGTGATAATTCTGCAAGAGGAAAGAATTTGGCATgacaatgttttattttgtccAAATTAATAAACATTCGTGTGGGCTGGGAGTATacataacaaattataaaaccTAGTGTACAAATTGTTTCAGTTTATACTGTTTTACATAAGTTGAATCAGCTTGAGTTGCATCATCTTGTAACTATTTGACTTTTGAACCCCACATGTGGCAAATATGTTAGTTTGGATGAATTTAGCGAACATGATACTTAGTTCTAGGTGTATCACCACTCTTGTACTTGGGATgttttgtgcattttttcaTTCTATTCCCTTCCTAAAgtgtcttgtaattttttttcttttcctatgcTAACTAGCTTTTGTAATTGATCAGGGCCTGGCTGCCTTGATTGGATGTTTTCTTGGGCTTATGCTTGCAATTTTGGTAGTTGCAATCATTGGGGTTATTACCTTGTGGTTTTATGGTAGCTTTTGGACAACAGCATTTTTCATCATTCTTGGAGGTGATTTGTGTGCCCTTCTGTTTACCTTTGAACATTTTCTGTCAGTTCTTATGTGTCCTTTTTCTATGGTAGTTGGGTATACATGTTACACTgaatctttgtttttatttgaaatttcaggATTGACATTTATGTTAAGTCATGAACGGGTGGCACTACTTATCACCACAGTGTATTCAGTCTATTGTGCAAGACTGTACGCTGGCTGGCTTGGTTTGCTATTGGCTTTTAATTTAGCTTTTATCTCTAGTGATGTTCTGATATACTTCCTGAAGAAAAATATAGAACAACAGAGTAGATCCAATCCTTTTGAGCAAAGAGCTGGAATGCATGGTCAACCAGGATTTAGTGATGAACCAACACATGCGTCTTCCTCGGAAAATGGACAGGGACCATCTGCAGATCGCAATGCTGGCATCCCTTCAACTAGTGGGGTTGATTCTGATTTAACTTCTGAAGATGAAGTTGTCCGTTTGTTGAACTGCTCTGATCATTATGCAGCACTGGGATTCACGCGGTATCAAAATATAGATGTTTCAATACTAAAGCGGGAATATAGGAAAAAGGTTGTTGACATTCTCTAATGTCAATACTTACACAACCGTGCTTTATTTTTGTGTCTTTCTAAGATTTTGTATTGTTGGGAGTTATTAGTGTGGTTGGATATTGAGTTATTTGTAGGATGAAAGTTTAATGCTCTTCTATAACTTAAATACTATCCTTTTTGTTGCTTGATAACTCTCCTCATTACTAAGAACCTCTGTTTTCATTGATTATCAGGCAATGTTGGTACATCCTGATAAAAATATGGGTAATGAGAAGGCTGCAGAAGCCTTTAAGAAACTTCAAAATGCATATGAGGtgagttttaaatttttgttctcCCTGAAAATCAAGAGATAATCCTTCCCTAATACTTTATGGTTATAATGGTTTCCCAGATTCTAATGGATTCGTTGAAGCGAAAAGCTTATGATGATGAGCTAAGGAGAGAGGAGATTTTGAGTGTATTTCGTAGATTTCATGATGCTTCTCGTAAGGTATGATTTATACTTTTTTCCCCTACTGTTTTAGTATTGTGGTAAGTGGAAAGGGAACTATGCTTTTTGGGTCAAACACATTGTGGTCAGGAATAATATTCATCAGTATTGGGGATAATAACCATGAAGAGGTAGAAGACTTAGTAGGGATGAACATTCATTGTTCAtgaatcataatatatatatatatatatatatatatatatatatatatattccaaaaCCATGGAATTGTAATGACCAATGTTTTAATGGGGATTTTAGAAGATTTCTACATCATTATTTTGATGTGTAGTGTAGTCATGCATGTATTTTTCTTCATCTGGAAGGGGCAGTTTGCTGTCTCTTGCCTGTGTTCAGTAGACTCTGAAGACCATTTAGAGAACCTTGTAATCTAttttttgatacaatttattattctcttttctAACTTTGGCTGTGAATGCAACTGATTTGCCAGAATGGTAGGCATGGATTCTTTCCTTCAGGATTTGCACGATCTGATGCAGATGGCAAGGATCCATTTGGTGATTCAAGGCGAATAGCCTGCAAAAGATGTGCTGGCTTTCATGTCTGGATACACACCAAGAAACAAAAGTCTCGGGCAAGATGGTGCCAGGTTTCTTCTTAATCTTTTTTGTTCTCAATGAAGCCTAGGTGGCATGCTTAACTGACAGTTAGTTGGCTAAGTCTATTAATAATTGCAAAATATTTGCCAGTATTCTGTCTCTCTCAGCATGCTTTCCCTTAAGAGAGTATTTTTCATATGTATCATGGCATGTTGGCACTAATGTTTTatggtgggtttttttttttttttttgttttaaaggaTTGCCAAGACTTTCATCAAGCTAAGGATGGTGATGGATGGGTTGAACAATCTTCCCAACCATTTCTTTTTGGCTTATTGCAGAAGGTGTGAATCAACGTACCATTTTGAAAGTCTTATTGGATAACACCTTATAACCCATAGTTCAAATTTTATGAGTCAATTCCTGGTTCTATGAGATACATAGTCAGAATAAAATTTTGCttaataatttgaattgtttttactTTAGGTTGATGCTCCTTCAGCATATGTGTGTGCTGGTAGCAGGATATATGATGCCACTGAATGGTATATCTGTcaggtaatttagttttttaatcttCATATTTTGACCATATTTCATTTAAGAACTCAGTTGTTAGATGTGTGTGTGCGCGTGTTTGATATGCTTGAAAGAATTTGTTTCAGCTCACATAAGATACCAGACAGGATTGTCTGTTtgaaaaaaagagttttaaaTATTGCAGCATAGTTTTGTTCTGATTTTAAAAAACTGTTCTCTCTAGCAATGCCATGTGAAATAGTGATATAGGCATATTTCTCTAGAGTCCAGATATGTAATCTCTATTTTAGTTTGTCTGGTTTGCATGATTCACCGAATAGCTTGCTTAATGAGACTTGTATGGAGATTAAAGATCCACAAGGCATTAATGATGAACATATTTATTGCAGGGCATGAGATGTCCAGCGAATACTCATAAGCCAAGTTTTCATGTGAACACAAATTTAATGTCCAAGCATAATTCTGGCAAAGGAACTAGTTCAGGTCAAAGAGGTGGGCATATGCCAACACCTAATATCGAAGAAACCATGACTGAGGAAGAATTATTTGAGTGGTTACAGAATGCAGTACATGCGGGTGCATTTGACAATTTTAGTGGCACTGCAACAGAGAGCCCATCTCCCAAATCTGGAAATGGAATGAAAAGTCCTGGCAGTAGTAGCGCCGGTGCCAGTGCTGGTGCTGGTGGTAGTAGcagcaagagaaagaaaaagggaaaaaagcaATGGTGATAACCATGTAATGTTATATCTCATTATGGCGGTATTGCCTTGAGGACTTCGAATGCTTGAAAAGCATTTAAGTTTCAAAGCCGATATCTGTTAATGAAGCCCCAAAAATTGAGTTGTAGCCACATTGTACAGCGTTATTTTTCCCAAAGTGTAGATATTGTTGTCCAATAAATTTTCTGGTATCCCTTTAGCCTTTTTAATACAAGTTGTATCAAGCAGCAATTTTAAACAGCCATAGCACATAGTATACCATCCTAGTACCTCAGGTGGCACCATTGCCACCTTATATTTGCCGTGTTTTGGTTAAATTCATAGTTGTGACTTTCTGGtggttaatttaaatattttagttaattcaaataataatatattgaagTAATAAATTATTGTGGTTTGCATAGTAATGAATTTCGATAAATATATGAATGTTAGGCATCAACTATGCATTCTTAacgtcaaaagaaaaataaaaacaaactatgCATTCTCGCACAAATTTTGTATTATCACCTGAATTCCTAACAATTGTATTTGTTTCTGTAAGTAGATTGCATGATCTCTATACACTTGTGGTGCGGTCAACTATGAATTAACTGACAAGGATGCTTTATGGTCTTAAAAAAATGGATCATTGTTTTTCTGTCTTTTTAAAggaaaacatttaaattaagaATGTCTAATTtacaaggaaaaggaaaagctaAGTATcgtctcaaaaaataaaaggaaaagctAAAGAATTAGTTTTAGTGCTTTTACCATACCTATTAAAAATAACTTCTTTAAAGAATGGCCGAAAAGCACCATATTATAGATTCTTGTCTAGATGAATGTAGATGGTTAGCTTTCATATTTAGTGAATGATCTTATAAATTTTTCGTTGATTTATTTCGTgaatgatttttatgttttatttaaaaagttgaTTGAGACAATTTAacctaaattaaataattgagttttgacattaaaaaataattgatttctaatttaattttaatgatattacattttttgtttctcaaattatttttagttcataAAACATATTACTAAGTGTTGTTCTAGTCTTTTTTTGGCAGAGTAGTTGTTCTAGTCTTTTAAagcttttattatataaattagtttctaaaattaTCAGTTTGTTAACAAGTACAACTGAAGAGATGAATTTTTACAAACGAAAATTTGTAAAAGTGTTGTGTCGTACGTCACGTGGactaatttgtatatttatttaagagtaattttattcaaataaaaaaaaatcagccacAGATTCAAACCTCTCTCTTCTAAAATAATATGAAtactaatttttcaaaataataacaaaaaaagggaattgataataaaaatctgtttaattattttcttaaatgaaatttgaaaattttatattcaattctgattgaatcaaattaagttagctattactttaaaaaataaatatat
It contains:
- the LOC100812282 gene encoding uncharacterized protein isoform X2, coding for MARKGNQQKNGVDRHGLNNKKGVSGGMLPGMKDLGKGGPVKVFLREELAETNCIGVSQTACDASSSGDECNNEQRSVKVSRKEKQGMAGKHDLEESSFFEGNSGDGSLNSEAEASIQEENGTLPRSNQGQQSIKSRLSCILDSLHLKSVVEKVELADNVIIRRLRLLVFSIFTAVSEWLTRQTPLFVSLRTIVFEACHNVRTKFVLAYPIVLKCLMHFGNIMLLLSVFWLDCALRGVDSFIRMGTTSFFSVIWCSIFSVISMIGMLKFLAVLGLAALIGCFLGLMLAILVVAIIGVITLWFYGSFWTTAFFIILGGLTFMLSHERVALLITTVYSVYCARLYAGWLGLLLAFNLAFISSDVLIYFLKKNIEQQSRSNPFEQRAGMHGQPGFSDEPTHASSSENGQGPSADRNAGIPSTSGVDSDLTSEDEVVRLLNCSDHYAALGFTRYQNIDVSILKREYRKKAMLVHPDKNMGNEKAAEAFKKLQNAYEILMDSLKRKAYDDELRREEILSVFRRFHDASRKNGRHGFFPSGFARSDADGKDPFGDSRRIACKRCAGFHVWIHTKKQKSRARWCQDCQDFHQAKDGDGWVEQSSQPFLFGLLQKVDAPSAYVCAGSRIYDATEWYICQGMRCPANTHKPSFHVNTNLMSKHNSGKGTSSGQRGGHMPTPNIEETMTEEELFEWLQNAVHAGAFDNFSGTATESPSPKSGNGMKSPGSSSAGASAGAGGSSSKRKKKGKKQW
- the LOC100812282 gene encoding uncharacterized protein isoform X1, coding for MARKGNQQKNGVDRHGLNNKKGVSGGMLPGMKDLGKGGPVKVFLREELAETNCIGVSQTACDASSSGDECNNEQRSVKVSRKEKQGMAGKHDLEESSFFEGNSGDGSLNSEAEASIQEENGTLPRSNQGQQSIKSRLSCILDSLHLKSVVEKVELADNVIIRRLRLLVFSIFTAVSEWLTRQTPLFVSLRTIVFEACHNVRTKFVLAYPIVLKCLMHFGNIMLLLSVFWLDCALRGVDSFIRMGTTSFFSVIWCSIFSVISMIGMLKFLAVLGLAALIGCFLGLMLAILVVAIIGVITLWFYGSFWTTAFFIILGGDLCALLFTFEHFLSVLMCPFSMVVGYTCYTESLFLFEISGLTFMLSHERVALLITTVYSVYCARLYAGWLGLLLAFNLAFISSDVLIYFLKKNIEQQSRSNPFEQRAGMHGQPGFSDEPTHASSSENGQGPSADRNAGIPSTSGVDSDLTSEDEVVRLLNCSDHYAALGFTRYQNIDVSILKREYRKKAMLVHPDKNMGNEKAAEAFKKLQNAYEILMDSLKRKAYDDELRREEILSVFRRFHDASRKNGRHGFFPSGFARSDADGKDPFGDSRRIACKRCAGFHVWIHTKKQKSRARWCQDCQDFHQAKDGDGWVEQSSQPFLFGLLQKVDAPSAYVCAGSRIYDATEWYICQGMRCPANTHKPSFHVNTNLMSKHNSGKGTSSGQRGGHMPTPNIEETMTEEELFEWLQNAVHAGAFDNFSGTATESPSPKSGNGMKSPGSSSAGASAGAGGSSSKRKKKGKKQW